In Candidatus Poribacteria bacterium, the following are encoded in one genomic region:
- a CDS encoding phytanoyl-CoA dioxygenase family protein, with translation MPQQDAIEHLETFGYCLIEDAIPAVQADAMAEKYFQLHRNPANHAAFQDPNADLYQTLFGVVNLDEMCWECIAHPQVLQVVRHFLGDNARLGEACTKWVKPRASQGGIHSDSTHDLPSRLPETPWMINSIWMMTDFTVDNGATLVVPFSHRARRRPSASDIAESHPVPVCGRRGSVLLWHGGTWHGQGANTTDNQHRMALNIAYYPPWWNLMREGGHQPVFPETFARMPEDLQALTRHKVAKRRADIYEV, from the coding sequence ATGCCACAACAAGACGCAATAGAACATCTCGAAACATTCGGCTACTGTTTGATTGAGGATGCGATTCCTGCCGTACAAGCGGATGCAATGGCGGAGAAATACTTCCAACTTCACCGAAACCCTGCGAATCACGCCGCCTTTCAGGACCCAAATGCTGACCTGTATCAAACGCTTTTCGGGGTAGTCAACCTCGATGAGATGTGTTGGGAATGCATCGCACATCCACAGGTGCTACAGGTCGTCCGCCATTTTCTCGGCGATAACGCGCGACTGGGTGAGGCGTGTACAAAATGGGTTAAGCCGCGTGCATCACAAGGGGGTATCCATTCCGATTCGACGCACGACTTGCCATCGCGCCTACCTGAAACACCGTGGATGATTAATTCAATCTGGATGATGACGGATTTTACCGTTGATAACGGCGCGACCCTTGTTGTGCCATTCAGCCATCGCGCACGGCGGAGACCTTCAGCATCCGATATTGCGGAGAGTCATCCAGTGCCCGTCTGCGGCCGACGCGGTTCCGTGTTGTTGTGGCATGGTGGCACATGGCACGGGCAGGGCGCGAACACAACCGACAACCAACACCGCATGGCGTTGAATATTGCCTACTACCCTCCTTGGTGGAATCTCATGCGCGAGGGAGGTCATCAACCCGTTTTCCCGGAGACGTTTGCGCGTATGCCGGAGGACCTTCAAGCACTTACCCGACATAAGGTGGCAAAACGACGTGCAGACATCTATGAGGTATAA
- a CDS encoding class I SAM-dependent methyltransferase: MKKENEVETGEWNRLVKDTYHSLEFLVTMHYLRKHLPETGKILDAGGGPGRYTLELCRAGYDVVLLDIDRAYTTFAEEKIRLEPKHVSSRLIASVVGDIRDLSRFNTNDFDAVLCLGGPLTHISDATERIQATSELVRVAKPGGIVGIAVVGYLAMLRTVLSRVSQELITPQYWELIKEGKGNNLVGGNLWHFFRASELQQLAESCGLITLQMVGCEGLSTGLSAATNTAAKDPAKWERWVELVLETATEPAIVDMAEHILYIGQAG; this comes from the coding sequence ATGAAAAAAGAAAATGAAGTCGAAACTGGTGAATGGAATCGGCTTGTGAAGGATACTTATCATTCGCTGGAGTTCTTGGTCACGATGCATTACCTTCGGAAACACCTTCCTGAGACAGGTAAGATTTTAGATGCAGGTGGTGGACCCGGGCGTTATACGCTTGAACTTTGTCGGGCAGGCTATGATGTCGTTCTCTTGGATATTGACCGAGCATACACGACTTTTGCTGAAGAAAAAATCAGATTAGAACCGAAACACGTTTCGAGCCGACTCATCGCGTCGGTTGTTGGGGATATACGAGACCTTTCACGTTTTAACACGAATGACTTTGATGCCGTGCTATGCCTCGGTGGTCCACTAACACATATTAGCGATGCAACCGAGCGGATCCAGGCTACCTCTGAATTGGTTCGGGTCGCCAAGCCTGGAGGGATCGTCGGGATTGCCGTTGTAGGGTATCTGGCGATGCTGCGGACGGTTCTCAGTCGTGTGAGTCAGGAATTGATAACACCTCAGTATTGGGAATTAATAAAAGAAGGAAAAGGAAATAACCTTGTTGGTGGTAACCTATGGCATTTTTTTCGGGCTTCCGAACTTCAGCAACTTGCTGAATCGTGTGGGTTAATCACACTACAAATGGTGGGCTGTGAGGGGCTTTCAACGGGATTATCTGCGGCGACTAATACAGCGGCAAAAGACCCAGCAAAGTGGGAACGTTGGGTCGAGTTAGTCTTGGAAACAGCGACGGAACCCGCCATCGTGGACATGGCTGAGCATATCTTATACATTGGTCAGGCTGGCTAA
- a CDS encoding class I SAM-dependent methyltransferase: MNIFDATRKHYNAAGVHPTTDPDNPRSQFAVDRYKNHLPKLIKPGMRALDLGCNAGRYTFAMEEMGAIATGIDFAEIPLLHAKEVAEKRKSRCQFNIGDITALPYKENSFDLALLPQNNGYLSYQTLESLTVQLKEILSDNGIFVVIMHDELVKRAGEETLPERYDVQTGLMAGHITIPGKGVYASPWVFWTIAFAKYIVEKHFALEQVEQIGENRYMLVFRNKNR, from the coding sequence ATGAACATATTTGACGCGACTCGGAAACACTACAATGCCGCTGGTGTCCATCCGACGACTGACCCTGATAACCCAAGATCACAATTTGCCGTTGACAGATACAAAAACCACCTACCTAAATTAATAAAGCCCGGCATGCGCGCATTAGACTTAGGCTGCAATGCAGGGCGGTATACGTTCGCCATGGAAGAGATGGGAGCCATAGCAACAGGTATTGATTTCGCAGAGATTCCACTTCTCCACGCCAAAGAGGTTGCCGAAAAAAGAAAGAGTCGATGCCAATTCAATATAGGAGATATAACTGCTCTACCTTACAAAGAGAATTCTTTCGATCTTGCGTTGCTTCCTCAAAATAATGGTTACTTATCATATCAGACGCTGGAGAGCTTAACAGTTCAACTTAAAGAGATTCTATCGGACAATGGCATCTTCGTTGTTATTATGCACGATGAATTGGTCAAGAGAGCGGGTGAGGAAACCCTTCCAGAGCGATATGATGTCCAGACAGGTCTGATGGCAGGACACATCACAATTCCGGGTAAAGGCGTTTACGCTTCTCCATGGGTCTTTTGGACAATTGCTTTTGCCAAGTACATTGTTGAGAAGCACTTTGCTTTAGAACAGGTAGAGCAAATAGGAGAAAATAGATATATGTTGGTGTTTCGGAATAAAAATAGATGA
- a CDS encoding exo-alpha-sialidase → MLSTENMGGVVVTPSQLGEMQADDYILHARDGMLNKVEVEKTRMPLDPQAHYQGLNFVLAPDGTIYAVQQTIISKSTDDGRTWEHLNRDPSAFGFNGWLLQANNHGKLINVSQQSEESPITVWLSDDEGATWEQTSEIDVAPFQKTVAGSSLTRLSNGTLLLPIKRRDDPFYEGTNPTYVFVSDDDGYTFSNRFFLSDYGNEVNIAELFPGRLLAVIRYQPGPSDQPHTNKTVFLADAMDNGATWANLRQLTSVHGQCHGAAVGLSNNRAVVAYDHRYPRELGSGRAMVSDDNGENWSDEIYYLCHGHVAGFPRHISLDGKEILTFIGSCYGDVSKWENATGNSHFCVIRWQPV, encoded by the coding sequence ATGCTATCGACTGAAAACATGGGAGGTGTTGTCGTCACCCCAAGTCAATTAGGTGAGATGCAAGCGGACGACTACATTCTCCACGCTCGCGATGGTATGCTGAACAAGGTAGAGGTGGAGAAAACCCGAATGCCCTTGGACCCGCAAGCGCACTACCAAGGATTGAATTTCGTTCTCGCTCCTGATGGCACCATCTATGCGGTGCAACAGACCATCATCTCTAAGTCTACGGATGATGGCAGAACATGGGAACATCTCAACAGAGATCCTTCTGCTTTTGGGTTCAATGGATGGTTGCTGCAAGCCAATAACCACGGGAAACTCATCAATGTGAGCCAACAGAGTGAAGAATCGCCAATCACTGTCTGGCTATCCGATGATGAGGGCGCAACGTGGGAGCAGACGAGTGAAATAGATGTTGCGCCATTTCAGAAGACCGTTGCCGGTTCAAGTTTGACTCGACTCAGCAATGGGACGCTCCTCCTACCTATCAAAAGACGTGATGACCCGTTTTACGAAGGCACGAACCCGACGTATGTCTTCGTTTCGGACGACGATGGATACACCTTCTCGAATCGTTTTTTCTTATCGGATTACGGTAACGAGGTCAACATTGCTGAACTATTCCCCGGTAGACTGCTTGCAGTTATCCGGTACCAACCTGGACCGTCAGATCAACCCCACACAAATAAAACCGTTTTCCTCGCAGACGCAATGGACAACGGCGCGACATGGGCGAATCTGCGTCAATTGACGAGTGTGCATGGGCAATGCCACGGGGCCGCAGTGGGACTTTCTAATAACCGTGCTGTTGTGGCTTACGATCACCGTTATCCGCGAGAACTCGGCAGCGGTCGCGCAATGGTAAGTGACGACAATGGCGAGAATTGGTCTGACGAGATCTATTACCTCTGTCACGGACACGTCGCTGGTTTTCCACGACACATTAGCTTAGATGGAAAAGAGATACTAACCTTCATCGGTTCCTGCTACGGCGATGTCAGCAAATGGGAGAACGCCACAGGGAACTCACACTTCTGTGTGATCCGGTGGCAACCGGTTTAG
- the dgoD gene encoding galactonate dehydratase, translating to MKITGFETIPIQGRAMVLKMFTDEGIIGYGEPMNYEHWRVVAQAVDDMAEYLVGKDPLQIEDHWQAMYRSSYSRSMPVLVGALSGIEMAMWDVFGKVVGMPIWKLLGGSVRNRIRVYTGIGGTTPEECAESAKKAVAAGFRAVKMGAASKPVRFVDTPKAIDTMVARVAAVRTAAGDEVDIAVDLHRRLSPTMAMIVVKELEPFRLLFAEEPCHPENNEPLLSLSQSTTVPIATGERHLTRWGFREIIEREMCAILQPDIRHCGGILELKKISAMAEIHNMAVAPHNAAGPIGVAASVHVMATVPNLLICEGGHRRGEGLFSTPLVFKDGFIELPTAPGLGVDMDDAALEAVRDETFRLRGMFWHSDDGAFADY from the coding sequence ATGAAGATTACCGGATTTGAGACGATACCGATTCAGGGTCGCGCAATGGTGTTGAAAATGTTCACCGACGAAGGAATCATCGGCTACGGTGAACCTATGAACTACGAGCATTGGCGCGTCGTCGCCCAAGCCGTGGACGACATGGCAGAATACCTCGTTGGCAAAGATCCGCTACAGATTGAGGACCATTGGCAGGCAATGTACCGGTCAAGTTATAGCCGGAGTATGCCCGTTTTGGTCGGCGCATTGAGCGGTATTGAGATGGCAATGTGGGATGTATTCGGAAAAGTCGTCGGGATGCCGATATGGAAACTATTGGGCGGTTCAGTACGGAATCGGATCCGCGTTTATACGGGTATAGGCGGCACAACGCCTGAGGAGTGTGCAGAGAGTGCTAAAAAAGCAGTCGCAGCAGGATTCCGAGCCGTGAAGATGGGAGCCGCATCAAAACCTGTGCGGTTCGTCGATACACCGAAGGCAATTGATACGATGGTGGCGCGGGTGGCGGCAGTCCGAACAGCAGCAGGTGATGAAGTAGACATCGCTGTTGACTTGCATCGTCGGTTAAGCCCAACGATGGCGATGATTGTAGTGAAAGAATTAGAACCCTTCCGATTGTTGTTCGCTGAAGAGCCGTGTCATCCAGAAAACAACGAACCCTTACTGTCTTTGTCTCAATCAACAACGGTGCCGATAGCAACCGGTGAGCGGCACTTGACAAGATGGGGTTTCCGAGAGATCATTGAACGCGAGATGTGCGCGATCTTGCAGCCGGATATCCGGCACTGCGGTGGGATCCTGGAACTGAAAAAGATTTCAGCAATGGCGGAAATTCACAATATGGCAGTCGCTCCGCACAATGCCGCCGGCCCTATCGGAGTTGCTGCATCGGTACATGTGATGGCAACTGTGCCGAATTTACTGATATGTGAGGGTGGACACCGACGCGGAGAAGGACTATTTTCAACCCCTTTAGTGTTCAAGGATGGGTTCATTGAACTCCCAACAGCCCCCGGACTCGGTGTTGATATGGACGATGCTGCTCTTGAAGCGGTTCGAGATGAAACGTTTCGGTTGCGTGGAATGTTCTGGCACTCAGACGACGGAGCTTTCGCTGATTATTAG
- a CDS encoding DUF309 domain-containing protein, with the protein MKNPEPFDVNWQRYCPQKPFPSYRHIPGVTPHPIRDPLGHSYGVEEDHDVEPLSPKMWRQNEDYLYGVDLYNFAYWWEAHEAWEGLWHRAEDTYRLFLQGLIQVSAAFIKYHTRMLRPLRTLSTAGRDKLRRVVVECDDPSGNYMGLNLPTFLDTADAFFDPFFDDTVTESTFRRDSVKPLILLMD; encoded by the coding sequence ATTAAAAATCCTGAACCTTTTGATGTCAATTGGCAGCGATATTGTCCACAAAAGCCGTTTCCGTCATATCGACATATACCCGGTGTCACACCACATCCGATCCGCGACCCACTTGGCCATAGTTACGGCGTGGAAGAAGATCATGACGTTGAACCCTTGTCGCCAAAGATGTGGAGACAGAACGAGGATTATCTATACGGCGTGGATCTCTACAACTTTGCTTATTGGTGGGAGGCACATGAGGCGTGGGAAGGGTTATGGCACCGAGCAGAAGACACCTATCGCTTGTTCCTTCAAGGATTAATTCAGGTGTCGGCAGCCTTCATCAAGTATCATACACGGATGCTGCGTCCACTGCGCACGCTTTCGACTGCAGGACGCGATAAATTGCGGCGGGTTGTGGTTGAATGTGACGACCCATCGGGAAATTATATGGGACTCAATTTACCAACGTTTTTGGACACTGCCGACGCGTTTTTCGATCCTTTCTTTGACGACACCGTTACGGAATCTACCTTTCGTAGGGACTCTGTTAAGCCGCTCATACTGTTGATGGATTAG
- a CDS encoding UDP-glucose/GDP-mannose dehydrogenase family protein — MKIAIIGTGYVGLTTAVVLAHLNHDVAAVDKDERKLNLLHEGRSPIHEPGIQSLLEEVQHTIRFTPSVAEVVPEAELILIAVGTPPKKNGEADTQHVEQAAKEVAQVCLPDRHYTLVVKSTVPIGTNQRVAEVVAEVFSERGIQGNVSVASNPEFLQEGLALQGAFYPDRIVVGANSDEAIDTLRRLYKPILEQTFDPPSEFPRPSSYHLPPMMTTDPNSAEMIKYAANTFLALKISFINEIAGLCEEVEADVTEVARGIGLDGRIGNQFLQAGLGWGGSCYPKDTAALLGVAAQSGYAMPITKAARAVNFHQRERVIEKLRSTLGTLKGKTIGILGLAFKPNTDDIREAPALDIIRELIKAEATVRAHDPIAIANAHRALSGNGETDDNRVIFTEDVYELPYDADALVLVTEWELYHKLELRRLAKQMKTPILIDGRNVYSPEEARAAGFHYIGIGRA; from the coding sequence ATGAAAATTGCAATTATAGGAACAGGATACGTCGGCTTGACCACGGCTGTGGTGCTGGCACATCTGAATCATGATGTCGCTGCGGTGGACAAAGACGAGCGCAAACTCAACCTTTTGCACGAGGGAAGAAGCCCTATCCACGAACCCGGCATCCAAAGTCTGCTTGAAGAGGTGCAGCACACCATCCGTTTCACGCCGAGTGTGGCTGAAGTCGTCCCAGAAGCAGAATTGATTTTGATTGCTGTGGGGACGCCACCGAAAAAGAACGGTGAAGCGGATACGCAACATGTAGAACAGGCTGCCAAAGAGGTCGCCCAAGTCTGCCTGCCTGATAGACACTACACGCTTGTTGTGAAATCGACAGTCCCGATAGGCACGAATCAACGTGTTGCTGAAGTTGTGGCGGAGGTATTTTCGGAACGTGGGATTCAAGGGAACGTTTCCGTCGCTTCAAACCCAGAATTTTTGCAAGAGGGATTGGCGTTGCAAGGCGCGTTCTATCCAGATAGGATCGTTGTCGGTGCAAACAGCGATGAAGCAATTGATACCTTGCGTCGTCTCTATAAACCGATCCTCGAACAGACGTTTGATCCACCAAGCGAGTTCCCGCGTCCCTCTTCTTACCACCTACCGCCAATGATGACAACAGATCCCAATAGTGCTGAAATGATTAAATATGCCGCGAACACCTTCCTCGCACTAAAGATTAGTTTTATCAACGAAATTGCGGGGCTTTGTGAGGAGGTAGAGGCAGACGTAACAGAAGTCGCCCGCGGTATCGGACTTGACGGACGTATTGGGAATCAATTTCTCCAAGCAGGTCTTGGATGGGGCGGCAGTTGTTATCCGAAAGATACCGCTGCTTTGTTAGGGGTCGCAGCACAGTCTGGATACGCAATGCCGATTACAAAAGCCGCGCGCGCCGTCAACTTCCACCAGCGGGAACGTGTCATCGAAAAATTGCGCAGCACATTGGGCACACTCAAAGGTAAGACGATTGGTATCCTCGGACTCGCTTTCAAACCAAACACCGATGACATTCGAGAAGCACCCGCACTTGACATTATCCGCGAACTGATTAAAGCGGAGGCGACAGTTCGGGCACACGATCCGATCGCTATTGCAAACGCACACCGCGCCTTAAGTGGGAACGGCGAAACCGACGATAACAGAGTGATTTTCACGGAAGATGTATACGAACTTCCTTACGATGCCGATGCCCTCGTGCTCGTTACTGAATGGGAACTCTATCACAAGCTTGAACTCCGTAGGCTTGCGAAGCAGATGAAGACTCCGATCCTCATCGATGGACGCAATGTTTATTCTCCAGAAGAAGCGAGGGCTGCAGGTTTCCATTATATCGGAATCGGCAGAGCGTAA
- a CDS encoding MoxR family ATPase, with translation MSATQTGTDIEAAEVLKTAKENILNQLRKRIIGQDEVIEQLLIALFSQGHCLLVGVPGLAKTLLISTFAQILKLPFNRIQFTPDLMPSDIIGTDIIEEGEAGKRAFRFINGPVFANIVLADEINRTPPKTQAALLQAMQEYQVTAGGRTYPLERPFFVLATQNPIEQEGTYPLPEAQLDRFMFHITLDYPDKAAEKEIVMTTTAAYEPEIEPVITGEEVLRIQQVVRKVPIAEAIVDYAVELNRQTRPASEALDFIRDWVQWGAGPRASQYLVLGAKARAILHGRYHVAYDDIKAVAIPVLRHRILTNFNAEADGITSLDIINRLLENVEPPAVQ, from the coding sequence ATGTCAGCGACGCAGACCGGAACAGATATAGAAGCCGCCGAAGTCTTGAAAACGGCGAAGGAAAATATTTTAAACCAACTCAGGAAGCGAATCATTGGACAGGACGAGGTCATTGAACAACTTCTTATCGCACTTTTTTCGCAGGGACACTGTTTACTGGTGGGCGTGCCGGGGTTAGCCAAGACACTACTCATCAGCACATTCGCGCAGATTCTGAAACTCCCTTTCAATCGAATCCAATTTACGCCGGACCTGATGCCATCGGACATTATTGGTACCGATATTATTGAGGAAGGTGAGGCAGGCAAACGCGCTTTTCGCTTTATTAATGGACCCGTCTTTGCTAACATCGTCCTTGCCGATGAGATTAACCGAACACCCCCCAAAACACAAGCCGCACTCTTACAAGCGATGCAGGAGTACCAGGTCACCGCAGGCGGCAGAACCTATCCTTTGGAACGTCCGTTTTTTGTTTTAGCGACGCAGAATCCGATCGAGCAGGAAGGCACCTATCCGCTACCGGAAGCGCAACTCGATCGATTCATGTTCCATATCACGCTGGATTACCCCGATAAAGCTGCCGAAAAAGAGATTGTGATGACAACAACTGCGGCTTATGAACCGGAGATAGAACCTGTTATCACAGGAGAAGAGGTCTTGCGAATCCAACAGGTTGTCCGGAAAGTACCGATTGCTGAAGCAATCGTGGATTATGCGGTGGAACTGAACCGGCAGACGCGACCTGCTTCAGAGGCCCTCGATTTCATTCGGGATTGGGTGCAGTGGGGTGCAGGACCGCGGGCATCACAGTATCTCGTGCTCGGGGCTAAGGCGCGCGCTATTCTCCATGGACGTTATCATGTCGCATACGACGATATTAAGGCAGTCGCTATACCTGTGCTACGCCACCGAATTTTGACGAATTTCAACGCCGAGGCTGACGGTATTACAAGTTTGGATATCATCAATAGATTGTTGGAAAACGTCGAACCACCAGCGGTTCAATAA
- a CDS encoding GHMP kinase has protein sequence MLIRTRAPVRIDFAGGWSDVDLFTEQSKGLVVNGAINRYAYATLRCERQVAYDDSVELQRVLDKSIRIYSADFDTFIEADDVRQLEYDGNIDLVKAAVRRMSIQIGGFDLITQSTAPPGSGLGTSAAMGVALIGVLGALKEATYLPYEYADLASNIERHELGILGGKQDQYASAIGGIHFMEFQGEEVKTSPLKFPLHIRCELEKNLVLCYTGKSRLSGNIHQNVTDAYKSGEPSVRDALETLKATAEATKTALMRGRLTEFGELLTQNWQNQKRLHPSVTNEQIESLFKIAMTHGAIGGKACGAGGGGCLLFYCEPTREHRVRQKLQEAGARVIDVNFDFDGLQMWKVSND, from the coding sequence ATGTTAATCCGAACGAGAGCCCCAGTCCGCATTGACTTTGCTGGCGGATGGAGCGACGTAGACCTCTTTACTGAACAGTCAAAAGGGTTGGTCGTCAACGGGGCAATTAACCGATACGCTTATGCGACGCTCCGCTGTGAACGTCAAGTGGCATACGACGATTCTGTTGAGCTCCAGCGCGTTCTGGATAAAAGCATTCGTATCTATTCTGCGGATTTTGACACATTCATTGAAGCCGACGATGTCCGTCAACTTGAATACGATGGAAACATTGATTTAGTCAAGGCAGCTGTGCGACGCATGTCCATACAGATTGGTGGTTTCGACCTGATTACGCAATCTACCGCGCCGCCGGGAAGTGGATTGGGCACTTCCGCAGCAATGGGAGTCGCACTCATCGGTGTGCTTGGCGCACTTAAGGAAGCCACTTATCTTCCTTATGAGTATGCGGATCTCGCAAGCAATATTGAACGTCATGAACTCGGTATCCTCGGCGGGAAACAGGATCAGTACGCCAGCGCAATCGGCGGAATTCATTTTATGGAGTTTCAGGGGGAAGAGGTGAAAACCTCACCATTGAAATTTCCACTACATATCCGTTGTGAACTTGAAAAGAACCTTGTCCTCTGTTATACCGGGAAGTCTCGCCTCTCTGGTAATATACATCAAAACGTGACCGATGCTTATAAAAGCGGAGAACCCAGTGTCCGCGACGCATTGGAAACCCTCAAAGCCACCGCTGAGGCAACAAAAACAGCACTCATGCGCGGTCGCCTGACCGAATTCGGCGAACTCCTTACCCAAAATTGGCAGAATCAGAAAAGGTTACACCCCTCTGTCACAAATGAACAGATAGAATCCCTCTTTAAAATTGCAATGACGCATGGTGCGATCGGAGGAAAAGCTTGCGGTGCTGGTGGTGGCGGGTGTCTACTGTTTTACTGTGAACCTACACGTGAACACCGCGTCCGTCAAAAACTTCAAGAAGCGGGGGCGCGGGTTATTGATGTTAACTTCGATTTTGACGGGCTCCAAATGTGGAAGGTCTCAAACGATTAA